The following are from one region of the Nicotiana tomentosiformis chromosome 7, ASM39032v3, whole genome shotgun sequence genome:
- the LOC104118082 gene encoding uncharacterized protein isoform X2, with protein MELKCTFNVIFFLVLLFLVAPSVSSSSGKMELSNVESGIYDIDYRGPETHTNIPPPRGGRHNSHHQTGILFQTKSKGLRTTRPGKTGKKNHG; from the exons ATGGAGCTCAAGTGTACCTTCAATGTCATCTTCTTCCTCGTCCTCCTCTTCCTTGTCGCGCCATCTGTTTCATCTTCTTCAG GGAAAATGGAGTTATCAAATGTGGAGTCGGGGATTTATGATATTGATTATAGAGGTCCAGAAACTCATACCAACATACCTCCACCACGAGGGGGAAGGCATAACAGTCATCATCAAACTGGCATCTTGTTTCAAACCAAATCTAAAGGTTTAAGAACTACTAGGCCTGGGAAAACG GGGAAGAAAAATCATGGATGA
- the LOC104118082 gene encoding uncharacterized protein isoform X1 produces the protein MELKCTFNVIFFLVLLFLVAPSVSSSSGKMELSNVESGIYDIDYRGPETHTNIPPPRGGRHNSHHQTGILFQTKSKGLRTTRPGKTVRRGRKIMDEGVKV, from the exons ATGGAGCTCAAGTGTACCTTCAATGTCATCTTCTTCCTCGTCCTCCTCTTCCTTGTCGCGCCATCTGTTTCATCTTCTTCAG GGAAAATGGAGTTATCAAATGTGGAGTCGGGGATTTATGATATTGATTATAGAGGTCCAGAAACTCATACCAACATACCTCCACCACGAGGGGGAAGGCATAACAGTCATCATCAAACTGGCATCTTGTTTCAAACCAAATCTAAAGGTTTAAGAACTACTAGGCCTGGGAAAACGGTAAGAAG GGGAAGAAAAATCATGGATGAGGGTGTAAAAGTTTGA